Proteins from a single region of Sphingomonas morindae:
- a CDS encoding 3-hydroxyacyl-CoA dehydrogenase/enoyl-CoA hydratase family protein has translation MGETIRKVCVIGAGTMGAGIAAQIANAGVPVLLLDILPKDGADRDAVAKNAVARLAKAQPAAFMSPAAIKLVETGNLEDHLDRIATCDWVIEAIIERLDLKQALYARIEAIKRPGTAISSNTSTIPLDRLIEGRGEAFARDFLITHFFNPPRYMRLLEVVGGPATDAALLARVSDFADRALGKTVVRAKDTPGFIANRVGTYWLSVAVNAAMDLGLTVEEADQIGGKPMGVPKTGIFGLIDLVGIDLMPLLARSLTETLPKGDPYFDTVRPLPLVDRMIAEGLTGRKGKGGFYRLDRSGGGKVKQAIDLASGAYRAEARPPRLPGAAERDLAALVALPDKAGAFAWTVLSQVLGYAAALVPEAAADIVAVDTAMRLGYNWKFGPFELIDRLGPGRLAARLRAEGRPVPPLLDLAGDRPFYRVADGERAYLGVDGAYHPIVRPEGVLLLEDVKRASAPLLKNGSAALWDVGDGVACLEFTGKMNALDGDVMALINQTVPLVQSRFKALVVYNEGSNFSAGANLGLALFALNIAAWGEIEKLIAGGQQAYKALKYAPFPVVAAPAGMALGGGCEICLHADAIQAHAETYMGLVEVGVGLIPGWGGCGELIDRIVKAPGTPKGPMPAVAKAFETISTATVSKSAAEAKALHFLRRDDGITMNRDRLLADAKAKALALVPGYAPPPAPEFRLPGAGGRVPLTGAVRDFQKKGLATAYDGVMGGELALVLTGGDADLVDVVTEQQLLTLERAAFMRRVRDPRTIARVETMLETGKPLRN, from the coding sequence ATGGGCGAGACGATCCGCAAGGTCTGCGTCATCGGGGCGGGCACGATGGGCGCGGGCATCGCCGCGCAGATCGCCAATGCCGGCGTGCCGGTGCTGCTGCTCGATATCCTGCCCAAGGACGGCGCCGATCGCGACGCCGTCGCCAAGAACGCGGTCGCGCGCCTCGCCAAGGCGCAGCCCGCCGCCTTTATGAGCCCCGCCGCGATCAAGCTGGTGGAGACCGGCAATCTCGAGGATCATCTCGATCGCATCGCGACGTGCGACTGGGTGATCGAGGCGATCATCGAGCGGCTCGATCTCAAGCAGGCGCTCTACGCCCGGATCGAGGCGATCAAGCGGCCGGGCACGGCGATCTCGTCCAACACCTCGACCATCCCGCTCGACCGGCTGATCGAGGGACGCGGCGAGGCCTTTGCCCGCGATTTCCTCATCACCCATTTCTTCAATCCGCCGCGCTATATGCGCTTGCTCGAAGTGGTCGGCGGCCCGGCCACCGATGCCGCCCTGCTCGCGCGGGTCAGCGATTTCGCCGATCGCGCGCTCGGCAAGACGGTGGTCCGCGCCAAGGATACGCCGGGCTTCATCGCCAATCGCGTGGGCACCTACTGGCTGTCGGTCGCGGTCAACGCGGCGATGGATCTCGGCCTCACGGTCGAGGAGGCGGACCAGATCGGCGGCAAGCCGATGGGCGTGCCCAAGACGGGCATTTTCGGCCTGATCGATCTGGTCGGGATCGATCTCATGCCGCTGCTCGCCCGTAGCCTGACCGAAACGCTGCCCAAGGGCGATCCCTATTTCGACACGGTGCGGCCGCTGCCGCTGGTGGATCGCATGATCGCCGAGGGGCTGACGGGCCGCAAGGGCAAGGGCGGCTTCTACCGGCTGGATCGCAGCGGCGGCGGCAAGGTGAAGCAGGCGATCGATCTCGCCTCCGGCGCCTATCGCGCGGAGGCGCGGCCGCCGCGCCTGCCCGGCGCGGCCGAGCGCGATCTCGCCGCTTTGGTGGCGCTGCCCGACAAGGCCGGCGCGTTCGCCTGGACGGTGCTCAGCCAGGTGCTCGGCTACGCCGCCGCGCTGGTGCCCGAGGCGGCGGCGGACATCGTCGCGGTCGATACCGCGATGCGGCTCGGCTATAACTGGAAGTTCGGCCCGTTCGAGCTGATCGACCGGCTCGGGCCGGGCCGGCTGGCGGCGCGGCTGCGCGCCGAGGGGCGGCCGGTGCCGCCGCTGCTCGATCTCGCGGGCGATCGCCCCTTCTACCGCGTCGCCGATGGCGAGCGCGCCTATCTCGGCGTCGACGGCGCCTATCATCCCATCGTCCGCCCCGAGGGCGTGCTGCTGCTGGAGGATGTGAAGCGCGCCTCCGCGCCCCTGCTCAAAAACGGCTCGGCCGCGCTGTGGGATGTTGGCGATGGCGTCGCCTGCCTCGAATTCACCGGCAAGATGAATGCGCTGGACGGCGATGTCATGGCGCTGATCAACCAGACGGTCCCGCTGGTGCAGAGCCGCTTCAAGGCGCTCGTCGTCTATAATGAGGGCAGCAATTTCTCCGCGGGCGCCAATCTCGGCCTCGCGCTGTTCGCGCTCAACATCGCCGCCTGGGGCGAGATCGAGAAGCTCATCGCGGGCGGCCAGCAGGCATACAAGGCCCTCAAATATGCGCCTTTCCCGGTCGTCGCCGCGCCGGCGGGCATGGCGCTGGGCGGCGGCTGCGAAATCTGCCTCCACGCCGATGCCATTCAGGCCCATGCCGAAACCTATATGGGGCTGGTCGAGGTCGGGGTCGGGCTCATCCCCGGCTGGGGCGGCTGTGGCGAGCTGATCGATCGCATCGTCAAGGCGCCCGGCACGCCCAAGGGGCCGATGCCCGCCGTCGCCAAGGCGTTCGAGACCATCTCCACCGCCACCGTCTCCAAATCGGCGGCCGAGGCCAAGGCGCTGCACTTTCTGCGCCGCGACGATGGCATCACCATGAACCGCGATCGCCTGCTGGCCGATGCCAAGGCCAAAGCGCTGGCGCTCGTTCCCGGCTATGCGCCGCCGCCGGCGCCCGAATTCCGCCTGCCCGGCGCGGGCGGGCGCGTGCCGCTGACGGGCGCGGTGCGCGATTTCCAGAAGAAGGGGCTCGCCACCGCCTATGACGGTGTGATGGGCGGCGAGCTGGCCCTGGTGCTGACCGGCGGCGACGCCGATCTGGTCGATGTGGTGACCGAACAGCAGCTGCTGACGCTCGAGCGCGCGGCCTTCATGCGGCGGGTGCGCGATCCGCGCACCATCGCGCGGGTGGAGACCATGCTCGAAACCGGCAAGCCGCTGCGCAACTGA
- a CDS encoding acyl-CoA dehydrogenase C-terminal domain-containing protein, translating into MQVYKAPLRDMRFVLHEQFTDDGFGGLAAFAEHTPDLLDAVLEESAKVAEELLLPLNASGDLEGCTYENGVVRTPQGFKQAYRQFAEAGWPALAAPVEWGGQGLPEAVNKLTEEMICAANVSFSLYPGLTHGATTALQGHASDALKQAYMPKMVSGEWSGTMCLTEPHCGTDLGLLRTRADPREDGSYAITGSKIFISAGDHDLTDNIIHLVLARIAGGPAGVKGISLFLVPKFLPKDDGTPGARNGVTVAGIEHKMGLKASATCQINFDGATGWLVGEAHKGLAAMFTMMNTERVSVGVQGLGLAELAYQSAVHYAKERLQGRALSGAKNPDGPADPIIVHPDVRRMLMTIRAYAEGSRALGQWCARALDAEAHAEDPETRLRAGDFVALMTPVVKALFTDLGHEAGQLAIQVYGGHGYIREHGVEQIARDARIAMIYEGTNGIQALDLVGRKLPAHMGRSLRAFFHPVSTFLEDMAGEQDKGLKAMTAGLQQAFGALQLSTATIAQKGLKDPEEAGAAATDYLRLLGLVAMGYCFLKAARIAHRRLAEGSEETDFYRAKIVTAGFFFDRILPQATAAFLAIKSGKRAIMALEIDAF; encoded by the coding sequence GTGCAAGTCTACAAGGCTCCGCTGCGCGACATGCGCTTCGTGCTGCATGAGCAGTTCACCGATGATGGCTTTGGCGGGCTCGCCGCCTTTGCCGAGCATACGCCCGATCTGCTCGACGCGGTGCTCGAGGAATCGGCCAAGGTGGCGGAGGAGCTGCTGCTGCCGCTCAACGCCAGCGGCGATCTCGAGGGCTGCACCTATGAGAATGGCGTGGTGCGCACGCCCCAGGGCTTCAAACAGGCCTATCGCCAGTTCGCGGAGGCCGGCTGGCCCGCGCTCGCCGCGCCGGTCGAATGGGGCGGCCAGGGCCTGCCCGAGGCGGTGAACAAGCTCACCGAGGAGATGATCTGCGCGGCCAACGTGTCGTTCAGCCTCTATCCGGGGCTCACCCATGGCGCCACCACGGCGCTGCAGGGCCATGCCAGCGACGCGCTGAAGCAGGCCTATATGCCCAAGATGGTGTCGGGCGAATGGTCGGGCACCATGTGCCTCACCGAGCCGCATTGCGGCACCGATCTCGGCCTGCTGCGCACCCGCGCCGATCCGCGCGAGGATGGCAGCTACGCGATCACCGGCTCCAAGATCTTCATCTCGGCCGGCGATCATGATCTCACCGACAATATCATCCATCTCGTGCTCGCGCGGATCGCCGGCGGCCCCGCCGGGGTGAAGGGGATCAGCCTGTTCCTCGTGCCCAAATTCCTGCCCAAGGACGATGGAACGCCGGGCGCGCGCAACGGCGTCACGGTCGCCGGCATCGAGCACAAGATGGGGCTCAAGGCCTCGGCCACCTGCCAGATCAATTTCGATGGCGCGACCGGCTGGCTGGTCGGCGAGGCCCATAAGGGCCTGGCCGCCATGTTCACCATGATGAACACCGAGCGCGTCTCGGTGGGCGTGCAGGGGCTCGGCCTGGCCGAGCTCGCCTATCAGTCGGCGGTCCATTACGCCAAGGAGCGGCTCCAGGGCCGCGCCCTGTCCGGCGCCAAGAATCCCGACGGGCCGGCCGATCCGATCATCGTCCACCCCGATGTGCGGCGCATGCTGATGACGATCCGCGCCTATGCCGAGGGCTCGCGCGCGCTCGGCCAATGGTGCGCCCGCGCGCTTGATGCCGAGGCCCATGCCGAGGATCCCGAAACGCGGCTCCGCGCCGGCGATTTCGTGGCGCTGATGACGCCGGTGGTGAAGGCGCTGTTCACCGATCTCGGCCATGAGGCGGGGCAGCTCGCCATCCAGGTCTATGGCGGCCACGGCTATATCCGCGAACATGGGGTCGAGCAGATCGCGCGCGATGCCCGCATCGCGATGATCTACGAAGGCACCAACGGCATCCAGGCGCTCGATCTCGTCGGCCGCAAGCTGCCGGCGCATATGGGCCGCAGCCTGCGCGCCTTCTTCCATCCCGTCTCCACCTTCCTCGAGGATATGGCGGGCGAGCAGGACAAGGGGCTGAAGGCGATGACCGCCGGGCTGCAGCAGGCGTTCGGCGCGCTCCAGCTCTCCACCGCCACCATCGCGCAAAAGGGGCTGAAGGATCCGGAAGAGGCGGGCGCCGCCGCGACCGACTATCTGCGGCTGCTCGGCCTGGTGGCGATGGGCTATTGCTTCCTCAAGGCGGCGCGGATCGCGCATCGGCGCCTCGCCGAGGGCAGCGAGGAGACCGATTTCTACCGCGCCAAGATCGTCACCGCCGGCTTCTTCTTCGATCGCATCCTGCCCCAGGCGACGGCGGCCTTCCTCGCCATCAAATCGGGCAAGCGCGCGATCATGGCGCTGGAGATCGACGCTTTCTGA
- a CDS encoding flagellar basal body rod C-terminal domain-containing protein: MMAIGAVSGMRASMARFDASAARTARAATQDAAPAAARGAVPPPAAAAPASAPAQAGDTNQRLAERPVDLVREAGKQAAAKRAYQANAASFKADQEMTRTALSIAG; encoded by the coding sequence ATGATGGCGATCGGAGCGGTTTCGGGCATGCGCGCCAGCATGGCGCGTTTCGATGCGAGCGCGGCGCGGACGGCGCGCGCGGCGACGCAGGACGCGGCGCCGGCGGCCGCGCGCGGGGCGGTTCCGCCCCCGGCGGCGGCGGCGCCGGCCTCTGCTCCCGCGCAGGCGGGGGATACCAATCAGCGGCTGGCCGAGCGGCCGGTGGATCTGGTGCGCGAGGCGGGCAAGCAGGCGGCCGCCAAGCGCGCCTATCAGGCCAACGCCGCCAGCTTCAAGGCGGACCAGGAGATGACGCGGACCGCGCTTTCGATCGCCGGCTGA
- a CDS encoding DNA/RNA non-specific endonuclease — protein sequence MIDISENERRRAFSIWLRTGRLPSPQGPDGIERKFNPWHDPETGRFTFVGAGRSYGQGGRGGAAGSWDQPAHPAPAPSHGPARRIASQVPRRTASPNARDTAPKASDRGAGPWAGGGFTGGGGGSFGGGGAAGTWGSAEREARPTSSRISTRAITPSNRAAAPRTVTARPAKPPSDGLRTVVRNGYTYQIDARERTRHVSGSLTIAQAPVRSRASQRQAGGSERRASDDGGHYIAARFNGPRDAFNHFAQDASVNRGAYRRLEDEWARDKRAGRAVTVQIAPQFGSNSVRPSNINVWWTVDGLKKSARFVNKPPEKRHGGK from the coding sequence ATGATCGACATATCGGAAAATGAACGACGGCGCGCCTTCTCGATATGGCTGCGGACCGGCAGGCTGCCCTCTCCACAAGGGCCGGACGGGATCGAGCGCAAGTTCAATCCATGGCATGATCCTGAGACCGGACGCTTCACCTTCGTCGGCGCGGGACGCAGCTATGGCCAGGGGGGCCGTGGCGGTGCGGCCGGATCATGGGATCAGCCGGCGCACCCGGCCCCCGCGCCATCGCACGGCCCGGCGCGACGCATTGCTTCTCAGGTGCCAAGGCGGACCGCGTCGCCAAATGCTCGCGACACGGCTCCCAAAGCGTCCGACCGCGGCGCAGGACCATGGGCGGGTGGCGGCTTTACCGGCGGCGGCGGCGGCAGCTTCGGTGGAGGTGGCGCAGCGGGAACGTGGGGATCAGCCGAGCGGGAGGCTCGCCCGACGTCTTCGCGCATTTCGACGCGCGCCATTACGCCTTCAAACCGCGCCGCCGCGCCGCGCACGGTCACAGCGCGGCCTGCGAAGCCACCGAGCGACGGTCTCCGCACGGTCGTTCGCAACGGTTACACGTACCAGATCGATGCGCGGGAGCGGACGCGACACGTGTCCGGGAGCCTCACGATCGCTCAAGCGCCGGTGCGTTCCCGCGCGTCGCAGCGTCAGGCGGGTGGATCGGAGCGGCGGGCGAGCGACGATGGCGGCCACTACATCGCGGCGCGCTTCAACGGCCCGAGGGACGCGTTCAACCATTTCGCGCAGGATGCCAGCGTCAACCGGGGCGCCTATCGTCGGCTCGAGGACGAGTGGGCGAGGGACAAGCGGGCCGGTCGGGCGGTGACGGTGCAAATCGCACCGCAGTTCGGCAGCAATTCTGTTCGGCCGTCGAACATCAATGTGTGGTGGACGGTCGATGGCCTGAAGAAGAGTGCGAGATTCGTCAATAAACCGCCGGAGAAGCGCCATGGTGGAAAATGA
- a CDS encoding replication-associated recombination protein A, producing the protein MDLFSSDPVSAPPPPPSGAPLAERLRPRTLAEVVGQAHLTGADGAIGRMVAAGRLSSMILWGPPGTGKTTIARLLAAAVGLRFVAISAVFSGVADLKKVFAEARDHSRTGTRTLLFVDEIHRFNRAQQDGFLPYVEDGTVILVGATTENPSFELNAALLSRAQVLILNRLDGAALGDLLARAEALLGTTLPLTEAARAALIASADGDGRFLLNQAETLVSIAPPAPLDPAGLAALLHRRVAVYDKDREGHYNLISALHKSVRGSDPQAALYYLARMLVAGEQPLYLARRLVRMAIEDIGLADPQALAHCLAAKDAYDFLGSPEGELALAQACLYLATAPKSNAGYVAYKAARRTAEQTGSLMPPKTILNAPTKLMKQIGYGQDYAYDHDAPDAFSGDDYWPEEMTPQSFYTPSPRGFEAKIAERLAYWERLRRDRRG; encoded by the coding sequence ATGGACCTTTTCTCCTCCGATCCCGTCTCCGCGCCGCCGCCGCCGCCCTCGGGCGCGCCGCTGGCCGAGCGGCTGCGGCCGCGCACGCTGGCCGAGGTGGTGGGCCAGGCGCATCTCACCGGGGCGGACGGCGCGATCGGGCGGATGGTGGCGGCGGGGCGGCTCTCCTCCATGATCCTCTGGGGGCCGCCGGGCACGGGCAAGACCACCATCGCGCGGCTGCTCGCCGCCGCCGTGGGGCTGCGCTTCGTCGCCATCTCGGCGGTCTTCTCGGGCGTCGCCGATCTGAAGAAGGTGTTCGCCGAAGCCCGCGACCATAGCCGCACCGGCACGCGCACGCTGCTCTTCGTGGACGAGATCCACCGCTTCAACCGGGCGCAGCAGGATGGCTTCCTGCCCTATGTCGAGGATGGCACCGTCATCTTGGTTGGCGCGACCACCGAGAACCCCTCGTTCGAGCTAAACGCCGCGCTGCTCAGCCGCGCCCAGGTGCTCATCCTCAACCGGCTCGACGGCGCCGCGCTGGGCGATCTGCTCGCCCGCGCCGAGGCGCTGCTGGGGACGACGCTGCCGCTGACCGAGGCGGCGCGCGCCGCGCTGATCGCCTCGGCGGATGGCGATGGCCGCTTCCTGCTCAACCAGGCCGAGACGCTGGTCTCGATCGCGCCGCCCGCGCCGCTCGATCCGGCCGGGCTGGCGGCGTTGCTCCACCGCCGCGTCGCCGTCTACGACAAGGATCGCGAGGGCCATTACAACCTCATCTCGGCGCTGCATAAATCGGTGCGCGGATCGGATCCGCAGGCGGCGCTCTACTATCTCGCGCGGATGCTGGTGGCGGGCGAGCAGCCGCTCTATCTGGCGCGCCGGCTGGTGCGGATGGCGATCGAGGATATCGGGCTGGCCGATCCCCAGGCGCTCGCCCACTGCCTGGCGGCGAAAGACGCCTATGATTTTCTGGGCTCGCCCGAAGGCGAGCTGGCGCTGGCGCAGGCCTGCCTCTATCTCGCCACCGCGCCCAAATCCAATGCCGGCTATGTGGCCTATAAGGCGGCGCGGCGCACCGCCGAGCAGACGGGCTCGCTGATGCCGCCCAAGACGATCCTGAACGCGCCGACCAAGCTGATGAAGCAGATCGGCTATGGCCAGGATTACGCCTATGACCATGACGCGCCCGATGCCTTTTCGGGCGACGATTACTGGCCCGAGGAGATGACGCCGCAAAGCTTCTACACGCCCTCGCCGCGCGGTTTCGAGGCCAAGATCGCGGAGCGGCTGGCCTATTGGGAGCGGCTGCGGCGCGACCGGCGCGGGTGA
- a CDS encoding PadR family transcriptional regulator — MHRHAHPHRHRFGHRFGHGFAAAGFGRGGFGFGFAGFDEAEPRGGRRRQFDGAGLRLILLRLIADAPRHGYDLIRAIEERTGGAYAPSAGVVYPTLTLLAEMELIAEAPAEGARKIYAATEAGERLLVEKAEEVAALMARLDALGAARERPDVAAVRRAMHNLKAVLRHRLGREAVPAETLHEAVALIDEVARRIERL; from the coding sequence ATGCACCGTCACGCGCACCCGCACCGCCACCGTTTCGGCCACCGCTTCGGCCACGGCTTCGCCGCCGCCGGCTTCGGGCGCGGCGGCTTCGGCTTCGGCTTTGCCGGGTTCGATGAGGCGGAACCGCGCGGCGGCCGGCGCCGGCAGTTCGATGGCGCCGGGCTGCGGCTGATCCTGCTGCGGCTGATCGCGGACGCGCCGCGCCATGGCTATGATCTGATCCGCGCGATCGAGGAGCGCACGGGCGGCGCCTATGCGCCCAGCGCCGGCGTCGTCTATCCCACGCTCACCCTGCTCGCCGAGATGGAGCTGATCGCCGAGGCCCCGGCCGAGGGCGCGCGCAAGATCTACGCCGCGACCGAGGCGGGCGAGCGGCTGCTGGTCGAGAAGGCGGAGGAGGTCGCGGCCCTGATGGCGCGGCTGGACGCGCTCGGCGCCGCGCGCGAACGGCCCGATGTCGCGGCGGTGCGGCGCGCCATGCACAATCTCAAGGCGGTGCTGCGGCATCGCCTGGGGCGCGAGGCGGTGCCCGCCGAGACACTGCACGAGGCCGTCGCGCTGATCGACGAGGTCGCGCGGCGGATCGAGCGGCTGTGA
- a CDS encoding DUF2218 domain-containing protein, whose product MSGVDIAGPASSEACVPTKLGARYLQQLCKHWAHKFAVELEDARGLVPFDPATRAEFLAEPEALRVRITAPDGERLAQMQRVVAAHLDRFAFREAPLSFDWT is encoded by the coding sequence GTGAGCGGCGTGGACATCGCCGGCCCCGCCAGCAGCGAGGCCTGCGTGCCGACCAAGCTCGGCGCGCGCTATCTCCAGCAGCTCTGCAAGCATTGGGCGCACAAATTCGCCGTGGAACTGGAGGACGCGCGCGGCCTGGTGCCGTTCGACCCCGCCACCCGCGCCGAGTTCCTGGCCGAGCCGGAGGCGCTCCGCGTCCGGATCACCGCGCCCGATGGCGAGCGGCTCGCGCAGATGCAGCGCGTGGTGGCCGCGCATCTCGATCGCTTCGCCTTTCGCGAGGCGCCGCTCTCGTTCGACTGGACCTGA
- a CDS encoding glycosyltransferase family 4 protein — protein MDVTDLRIALFTGNYNYVRDGANQALNRLVDYLLRQGAAVRVYSPKVKKPAFEPIGDLVGVPAIPLPGRAEYRAPLVLTPGVKKDIHAFGANLIHVASPELLGHAALRHAHKNALPAVASVHTRFETYPRYYGFAFLEPMVEAALRRFYRRCDAIFAPSDSMAQLLRDQRMNFDVGIWSRGVERDVFTPEARDLGWRRALGIQDDEVAIGFVGRLVMEKGLDVFADTIDGLARRGVRARALIVGDGPARDWFEKRLPDDAVFAGFQRGADLGRATASMDVMLNPSVTETFGNVTLEAMACGVPVVAADATGSRSLVVPGLTGQLIRPGAVHYFVDAVEHYCRDADARTRAGAAGRAESRAYEWDTVNQAMVDGYLRIIRQRARGSRGAPGLGGVPWAGGQVPPAR, from the coding sequence ATGGACGTCACCGATCTGCGCATCGCGCTGTTCACCGGCAACTACAATTATGTCCGCGACGGCGCCAACCAGGCGCTGAACCGGCTGGTGGACTATCTGCTGCGCCAGGGCGCGGCGGTGCGCGTCTATTCGCCCAAGGTGAAGAAGCCGGCCTTCGAGCCGATCGGCGATCTCGTGGGCGTGCCGGCCATCCCGCTTCCGGGCCGCGCCGAATATCGCGCGCCGCTGGTGCTCACCCCGGGGGTGAAGAAGGACATCCACGCCTTCGGCGCCAATCTCATCCACGTCGCCAGCCCGGAGCTGCTCGGCCACGCGGCGCTGCGCCACGCGCACAAGAATGCGCTCCCGGCGGTGGCCTCGGTCCATACCCGCTTCGAAACCTATCCGCGCTATTACGGCTTCGCCTTTCTCGAGCCGATGGTGGAGGCCGCGCTGCGGCGCTTCTACCGTCGCTGCGACGCCATCTTCGCCCCCTCCGACAGCATGGCGCAGCTGCTGCGCGACCAGCGGATGAATTTCGACGTGGGCATCTGGTCGCGCGGGGTCGAGCGCGACGTGTTCACGCCCGAGGCGCGCGATCTCGGCTGGCGCCGCGCGCTCGGCATCCAGGATGACGAGGTGGCGATCGGCTTTGTCGGCCGGCTGGTGATGGAGAAGGGGCTCGATGTCTTCGCCGACACGATCGACGGGCTGGCGCGGCGCGGCGTGCGCGCGCGCGCGCTCATCGTCGGCGATGGCCCGGCGCGGGACTGGTTCGAGAAGCGCCTGCCCGACGATGCCGTGTTCGCCGGCTTCCAGCGCGGCGCCGATCTCGGCCGCGCCACCGCCTCGATGGACGTGATGCTCAACCCCTCCGTCACCGAGACCTTCGGCAATGTGACGCTGGAGGCGATGGCGTGCGGCGTCCCGGTGGTGGCGGCCGACGCCACGGGCAGCCGCAGCCTGGTCGTGCCCGGCCTGACCGGGCAGCTGATCCGCCCCGGCGCCGTCCATTATTTCGTCGACGCGGTGGAGCATTATTGCCGCGACGCGGACGCCCGCACCCGCGCCGGCGCGGCCGGCCGCGCGGAAAGCCGCGCCTATGAATGGGACACGGTGAACCAGGCGATGGTGGACGGCTATCTCCGCATCATCCGCCAGCGCGCGCGCGGCAGCCGTGGCGCGCCCGGCCTGGGCGGCGTGCCCTGGGCCGGCGGCCAGGTACCGCCCGCGCGCTGA
- a CDS encoding DUF2721 domain-containing protein: MTELPSQTIAHTIQLAVGPVFLLTGLGQILNLFAGRLARVIDRSRVVELRIPELGPGEERDRAVWELRLLDRRMRIVSAAITFGTVSALAIALVVAGLFISGLIGGGFGRATALLFVLATLSLMVALLLFLYEIHLANRSTRVRHELLEHEAGDPRSG, translated from the coding sequence ATGACCGAGCTTCCCAGCCAGACGATCGCGCACACCATCCAGCTCGCGGTCGGGCCGGTTTTCCTGCTCACCGGGCTGGGGCAGATCCTCAACCTGTTTGCCGGCCGGCTGGCGCGGGTGATCGATCGCTCGCGCGTGGTCGAGCTGCGCATCCCCGAGCTTGGCCCCGGTGAGGAGCGCGATCGCGCCGTGTGGGAGCTGCGGCTGCTCGATCGGCGGATGCGGATCGTCAGCGCCGCGATCACCTTCGGCACGGTCAGCGCGCTGGCGATCGCGCTGGTGGTGGCGGGGCTGTTCATCTCGGGGCTGATCGGCGGCGGCTTCGGCCGCGCCACCGCCCTGCTCTTCGTGCTCGCCACCCTGTCGCTGATGGTGGCGCTGCTGCTGTTCCTGTACGAGATCCATCTCGCCAACCGCTCCACCCGCGTGCGGCACGAATTGCTGGAGCATGAGGCGGGCGATCCGCGAAGCGGATGA
- the thiE gene encoding thiamine phosphate synthase translates to MIDAEDPLGPLDPGFATRFVRDDSRPPCQLYLISPPVLPDDFADQLARAFDAGPVAAFQLRIKDMDEHGLARLAAPLQTLCARHDVAFIVNDSVSLAKRLGADGVHLGQTDGDAREARQLLGPSVQIGVTCHDSRHLAMEAGEAGADYVAFGAFYPTETKAVRHRPELSILSWWSTLFELPCVAIGGITPANARPLVEAGADFLAVSGGVWAHPQGPDRAVAAFAALLA, encoded by the coding sequence ATGATCGATGCTGAGGATCCATTGGGGCCGCTCGACCCGGGCTTCGCCACGCGCTTCGTGCGCGATGACAGCCGGCCGCCCTGCCAACTCTACCTGATCTCGCCGCCGGTGCTGCCGGACGATTTCGCGGACCAGCTCGCGCGCGCCTTCGATGCCGGGCCGGTGGCGGCCTTCCAGCTGCGCATCAAGGATATGGACGAGCATGGCCTGGCCCGCCTCGCGGCGCCGCTCCAGACGCTGTGCGCGCGCCACGATGTCGCCTTCATCGTCAATGATTCGGTGAGCCTGGCCAAAAGGCTCGGCGCCGACGGCGTGCATCTCGGCCAGACCGACGGCGATGCCCGCGAGGCGCGCCAGCTGCTCGGGCCCTCGGTGCAGATCGGCGTGACCTGCCACGACAGCCGCCATCTGGCGATGGAAGCGGGCGAGGCGGGGGCGGATTATGTCGCCTTCGGCGCCTTCTACCCGACCGAGACCAAGGCGGTGCGGCATCGGCCGGAGCTTTCCATCCTGTCCTGGTGGTCGACCCTGTTCGAGCTGCCCTGCGTCGCGATCGGCGGCATCACGCCCGCCAACGCGCGGCCGCTGGTGGAGGCGGGCGCGGATTTCCTCGCGGTGAGCGGGGGTGTCTGGGCGCATCCCCAGGGGCCGGACCGGGCGGTGGCGGCCTTCGCCGCGCTGCTGGCATGA